Proteins encoded within one genomic window of Papio anubis isolate 15944 chromosome X, Panubis1.0, whole genome shotgun sequence:
- the LOC110742101 gene encoding 40S ribosomal protein SA-like: MSGSLDVLQIKEEDVLKFLAAGTHLGGTNLDFQMEQYIYKRKSDGLYIINLKRTWEKLLLAAHAIIAIENPADVSVISSRNTGQRAVLKFAAATGATPIAGHFTPGTFTNQIQAAFWEPRLLVVTDPRADHQPLTEASYVNLPTIALCKRDSPLRYVDIAIPCNNKGAHSVGLMWWMLAQEVLHMRGTISREHPWEVMPDLYFYRDPEEIEKEEQAAAEKAVTKEVFQGEWTAPAPEFTATQPEVADWSEGVQVPSVPIQQFPTEEWSAQPATEDWSAAPTAQATEWVGATTEWS; the protein is encoded by the coding sequence ATGTCCGGATCCCTTGATGTCCTGCAAATAAAGGAGGAGGATGTCCTTAAGTTCCTTGCAGCAGGAACCCACTTAGGTGGCACCAATCTTGACTTCCAGATGGAACAGTAcatctataaaaggaaaagtgatggCCTCTACATAATAAATCTGAAGAGGACCTGGGAGAAGCTTCTGCTGGCGGCTCATGCCATTATTGCCATTGAAAACCCTGCTGATGTCAGTGTTATATCCTCCAGGAATACTGGCCAGAGGGCTGTGCTGAAATTTGCTGCTGCCACTGGAGCCACTCCAATTGCTGGCCACTTCACTCCTGGAACCTTCACTAACCAGATTCAGGCAGCCTTCTGGGAGCCACGGCTTCTTGTGGTTACTGACCCCAGGGCTGACCACCAGCCTCTCACGGAGGCATCTTATGTTAACCTACCTACCATTGCTCTGTGTAAGAGAGATTCTCCTCTGCGCTATGTGGACATTGCCATCCCATGCAATAACAAGGGAGCTCACTCAGTGGGTTTGATGTGGTGGATGCTGGCTCAGGAAGTTCTGCACATGCGTGGCACCATTTCCCGTGAACACCCGTGGGAGGTCATGCCTGATCTCTACTTCTACAGAGATCCTGAAgagattgaaaaagaagagcaggctGCTGCTGAAAAGGCAGTGACCAAGGAGGTATTTCAGGGTGAATGGACTGCTCCAGCTCCTGAGTTCACTGCAACTCAGCCTGAGGTTGCAGACTGGTCTGAAGGTGTGCAGGTGCCCTCTGTGCCTATTCAGCAGTTCCCTACTGAAGAATGGAGTGCTCAGCCTGCCACGGAAgactggtctgcagctcccactgCTCAGGCCACTGAATGGGTAGGAGCAACCACTGAATGGTCTTAA